A genome region from Nymphalis io chromosome Z, ilAglIoxx1.1, whole genome shotgun sequence includes the following:
- the LOC126780625 gene encoding uncharacterized protein LOC126780625, whose amino-acid sequence MDRPSTSGSTSFIHEMDTDAVDNFSNFLRRRKSSVRRDRRSIESVMDVNNSRYFARNIRSIIIECEMRIKGYLKLQRLATIAQDYNIFDIDDDSSNSSSISLDSSAENILANSIASPRPRFWRQVKKEKLTIGSWLFLSSVVGGWNYANTKNFLKKEIKCQFHTTIQIRRLKRKRG is encoded by the exons ATG gATCGGCCAAGTACGAGTGGGAGCACAAGCTTTATTCATGAAATGGATACGGATGCTGTCGACAATTTTTCGAATTTCCTCAGAAGAAGAAAGTCATCTGTTCGTAGAGATCGTAGATCGATTGAATCTGTTATGGATGTAAACAATTCACGTTATTTTGCTAGAAATATCCGGTCTATAATCATAGAATGTGAAATGAGGATAAAGGGTTATTTGAAACTTCAACGCTTGGCGACAATTGCtcaagattataatatatttgatatagacGATGACTCTTCAAATAGTAGTAGCATCAGTCTCGACAGCAGCGCGGAGAACATCTTAGCCAACAGCATTGCATCACCACGGCCAAGATTTTGGCGTcaagttaaaaaagaaaaattaacaatagGCTCGTGGCTGTTTTTGTCCTCTGTGGTTGGAGGTTGGAACTACGCAAATACGAAGAACTTTCTTAAAAAGGAA ATAAAATGCCAGTTCCATACGACAATTCAGATTCGGAGATTGAAGAGGAAAcgag
- the LOC126780566 gene encoding uncharacterized protein LOC126780566 gives MGEEPSCSNVSALPEEMETDLPQTGSISRYRFPCPNCLEMSYGLEIITSDISYFGNNLRSVIAESEILIKDYLKRQRLERKASTTQKNKMFNVDEESSLSGSEDDLLLAKKEVSDNCTKQRTYGRSSNAEKRTFGSWLILSFVTGGWNYSTVKNFLLNEYGVKCSRSRTTPERLAMAGVFKAIVKFENREELKQVVMSLKESQIHDKFLFLSFDKRSVNQEFSESDSDDGSTGYLVPISKGT, from the exons ATG ggTGAAGAACCAAGTTGCAGTAATGTAAGCGCCTTGCCAGAAGAAATGGAAACTGATCTTCCACAGACAGGCTCGATCTCTCGATACAGATTTCCATGTCCTAATTGTCTTGAAATGTCATATGGCTTAGAGATAATAACAAGCGATATATCCTACTTCGGAAATAACCTGCGGAGCGTTATAGCAGAAAGCGAAATATTGATAAAAGATTATTTGAAAAGACAGCGCTTAGAGCGCAAGGCATCGACAACACaaaagaataaaatgtttaacgtTGATGAAGAATCAAGCCTCTCCGGCAGCGAGGACGATCTTTTATTAGCGAAAAAGGAAGTTTCGGATAATTGTACGAAACAGAGGACCTATGGCCGCAGCAGTAATGCAGAAAAACGAACATTTGGATCATGGCTCATCCTTTCATTCGTAACTGGAGGCTGGAACTACAGCACCGTGAAGAATTTTCTATTAAACGAA TACGGAGTAAAATGTTCCCGAAGTAGGACTACTCCGGAAAGGCTTGCGATGGCAGGAGTGTTCAAAGCTAtcgttaaatttgaaaatagagaAGAACTTAAGCAAGTAGTTATGAGCTTAAAAGAAAGTCAAATACatgacaaatttttatttttatcattcg ATAAAAGGTCAGTCAACCAGGAGTTTTCAGAATCAGATTCTGACGACGGGAG tacCGGTTACTTGGTCCCGATATCCAAAGGaacttaa
- the LOC126780567 gene encoding uncharacterized protein LOC126780567 encodes MMYAATMTRPCEGTLTFVADKEEDFWAPPVYQVAVPCHKCKDLGYTIDIITNDISYYGFTKNGRSLIEKCENFIQNHISRAEFLKEQNTTDPSSSSKRVWSYLDFKKLFEHIRQDNLNNIKMNNKVAVGSWLILSPLSGAWNFDTLKLYMMDVIKKSMMTCHI; translated from the exons ATGATGTATGCAGCCACAATG acTCGACCGTGTGAAGGCACCTTAACTTTCGTGGCGGACAAGGAAGAAGATTTTTGGGCTCCCCCAGTGTATCAGGTCGCAGTACCTTGTCATAAATGTAAAGACCTGGGTTATACAATAGATATTATAACAAATGATATCTCGTACTATGGATTCACGAAAAACGGAAGATCATTGATCGAAAAATGCgaaaactttattcaaaatcACATCAGCCGAGCTGAGTTCCTAAAAGAGCAAAACACGACAGACCCATCTAGTAGTAGCAAACGAGTTTGGTCATATTTggattttaaaaagctttttGAGCATATAAGACAAGATAAtttaaacaacataaaaatgaacaataaaGTCGCAGTTGGATCGTGGCTTATACTGTCACCTTTGAGCGGAGCTTGGAATTTCGATACGTTGAAGCTCTATATGATGGATGTG ATAAAAAAATCGATGATGACGTGTCATATCTGA
- the LOC126780749 gene encoding uncharacterized protein LOC126780749 — MSQPPDKNVPANLEDSDSDSDLESQLPCHSCAEMTYGLEMKTNNISHFGYNLRAAITNCEIMIIDYNKMQRELSPVAGPSNPVVQIDENAPSCSSANAGAEAGAEAGAEDGAEAGAEAGAEAGADTGADAGAKASANSEVNAGANGVAGASNEIDIFSEHLEELADFIRQMNYRRSRNSEKQTFGSWLFISYVTGGWDYDTVRNYFLEKFGVTCMRSRPIPGALVTDKKFKAIIKFESSEQLNLVVMSLRQNQIHDNFLFLSFDKLPIDLASDFSDSDSDGSRSGFLIPVSNEFEFK, encoded by the exons ATG AGTCAACCGCCGGACAAGAACGTACCCGCTAACTTGGAAGATTCAGATTCAGATTCGGATTTGGAATCGCAATTACCTTGCCATAGTTGCGCTGAAATGACTTACGGGTTGGAaatgaaaacaaacaatatatctCACTTCGGATATAATCTACGTGCTGCAATCACTAACTGTGAAATAATGataatagattataataaaatgcaacGAGAGCTCAGCCCAGTGGCAGGCCCAAGTAATCCAGTGGTGCAAATTGATGAAAATGCTCCAAGTTGCAGCAGCGCCAATGCCGGGGCCGAAGCCGGGGCCGAAGCCGGCGCCGAAGACGGTGCCGAAGCCGGCGCCGAAGCCGGCGCCGAAGCCGGCGCCGATACCGGTGCAGATGCCGGTGCCAAAGCCAGCGCCAATTCCGAAGTCAATGCCGGCGCCAATGGTGTTGCCGGTGCCAGTAACGAAATCGATATATTTTCGGAGCACCTTGAAGAGCTGGCTGACTTTATAAGACAGATGAACTATCGCCGTAGCAGGAACAGCGAAAAACAAACTTTCGGATCATGGCTCTTCATTTCATATGTTACTGGAGGTTGGGACTACGACACCGTGAGGAACTACTTTTTAGAGAAA TTCGGAGTAACTTGTATGCGAAGTAGACCTATCCCGGGAGCGCTTGTGACGGACAAGAAGTTCAaagctattattaaatttgaatcgaGCGAACAACTAAACCTAGTAGTTATGAGCTTGAGACAAAATCAAATtcatgataattttttatttttatcattcg ATAAATTGCCAATCGACCTCGCAAGCGACTTCTCCGATTCGGATTCTGATGGATCTAG GTCTGGCTTCCTGATCCCGGTATCAAacgaatttgaatttaaatag
- the LOC126780751 gene encoding uncharacterized protein LOC126780751, giving the protein MDKPCRSQDDFPGEDPDEEVMKFLPMDQMSIDFDHDEQYKRGAEMEENNGNESDLPSVEDIIIECEKSLQRFLKTQHIERQTAAYRGYPALDSPIDEKSNIFIDFNKELMEPSGEVYHVVRKMKVINGSFLFLSYINGGWNYDEMKNFFIEEFGVKCLNTLPEKLPSEDEYKAVIKFRSSQELNQVVMSLKEKNVYDKFLFFSFDKIPITYYDSDSNLEANSDSDSDGLDTRPSRWNPEFKET; this is encoded by the exons ATG GATAAGCCGTGTAGGAGTCAAGACGATTTTCCTGGGGAGGATCCGGATGAAGAAGTAATGAAGTTTTTACCGATGGATCAAATGTCAATAGATTTCGACCATGACGAACAATACAAACGTGGAGCGGAGATGGAGGAAAATAACGGAAACGAAAGTGATCTTCCTTCTGTAGAAGATATAATCATTGAGTGTGAAAAGAGTCTGCAGAGATTCTTAAAAACTCAACATATAGAACGACAAACAGCGGCGTATCGAGGCTATCCCGCACTTGACTCTCCAATCGATGAGAAGTCCAACATATTTATCGATTTCAACAAAGAGCTAATGGAACCTTCTGGAGAGGTATATCATGTGGTGAGAAAAATGAAAGTTATAAATGGATCGTTTCTCTTTTTGTCATATATAAATGGAGGCTGGAACTACGACGAGATGAAGAATTTCTTCATAGAAGAA TTTGGCGTAAAATGTCTAAATACTTTGCCAGAAAAGCTTCCATCGGAGGACGAATATAAAGCTGTCATTAAATTTAGATCTAGCCAGGAACTAAACCAAGTAGTAATGagcttaaaagaaaaaaacgtttacgataaatttttgtttttctcaTTCG ACAAAATACCGATAACGTATTACGATTCAGATTCTAATTTGGAAGCTAATTCAGATTCGGATTCGGATGGACTGGACACgag acCTTCACGCTGGAATCCGGAATTTAAAGAAACTTAA